The proteins below come from a single Branchiostoma floridae strain S238N-H82 chromosome 5, Bfl_VNyyK, whole genome shotgun sequence genomic window:
- the LOC118415820 gene encoding uncharacterized protein LOC118415820 isoform X3 — MAPVGFLVFLSTCWTLLHRGEGQQYYSQYTNYGGGGVDSSAPSPSYPSASYPSASYPSASYPSSSYPTSYGYDKTSYNYQQQPSPSVAACGDQHNLCSEWAKNNQCVENSGYMLEMCPQSCRAPCPQRPAPSYPSYPYPYPSSYPYPYPSSYPSYPSGYPSYPSSAGYYVSAAEFYQLQVNVSAIWEILNITNPDLVLNITAEMKKRLESSTQTTTTTTTSTTTTTSGSGFGTGAAGSAACCSGVKCVPRDKLSCSLNEQVLPYGECCYQCLGETGYRYGHCDMLPNTAIPLDQQTPIAGYVDVRQKLSGGKIEVRMQVLGFDSKTRSYGITVLQYGDLSRGCLSAGDHYNPFNNTHGGAKDQIRHLGDWGNVEADSTGEVNAIIKDEVASLVGPYSIIGRTIVIHANEDDLGRGETAESKKTGNVGKRLACCVLGHSDGTHWKDLEKLRRRKRGAVRVEGPSAQRVVRSPRKN, encoded by the exons TTGATTCCTCGGCCCCATCACCAAGTTATCCGTCCGCCAGTTATCCGTCCGCCAGTTATCCATCCGCCAGTTATCCATCATCCAGTTATCCCACCTCCTATGGCTATGACAAAACGTCCTACAACTACCAACAGCAACCATCACCATCTGTTGCAGCTTGCGGAGACCAACACAACCTGTGCAGTGAGTGGGCCAAGAACAACCAGTGCGTGGAGAATTCGGGCTACATGCTGGAAATGTGCCCACAGAGTTGCCGAGCGCCCTGCCCTCAGCGCCCGGCCCCATCCTACCCGTCGTACCCCTATCCCTACCCCTCCTCATACCCATATCCCTACCCCTCCTCATACCCATCTTATCCTTCTGGGTATCCTTCGTACCCATCCTCTG CTGGGTACTACGTCTCGGCAGCGGAGTTTTACCAGCTGCAGGTGAACGTGAGCGCCATCTGGGAGATCCTGAACATCACCAACCCCGACCTCGTCCTCAACATCACCGCCGAGATGAAGAAGAGGCTGGAGAGTAGCACACAgacgacaacaacaacgacgacgtcgacgacaacaacaacaagtggaTCTGGA TTTGGCACTGGTGCGGCAGGGTCTGCAGCCTGCTGCTCGGGAGTGAAGTGTGTTCCGCGGGACAAGCTGTCCTGTTCTCTCAACGAACAAGTCCTGCCGTACGGGGAATGTTGCTACCAATGTCTAG GAGAGACCGGGTACAGGTATGGACACTGTGACATGCTGCCCAACACGGCCATACCGTTGGACCAGCAGACGCCTATCGCTGGTTATGTTGACGTTAGGCAAAAG CTTAGCGGCGGTAAGATTGAAGTACGCATGCAGGTGCTGGGCTTCGATTCCAAGACACGGTCATATGGCATCACGGTTCTGCAGTACGGTGACCTGAGCCGAGGGTGCTTGTCTGCCGGCGACCATTACAATCCCTTTAACAACACTCATGGCGGTGCCAAGGACCAGATTAG GCATCTCGGTGACTGGGGTAACGTGGAGGCGGACTCCACTGGGGAAGTCAACGCCATCATCAAGGACGAGGTGGCATCCCTGGTCGGACCCTACTCCATCATTGGCCGCACTATTGTG ATCCATGCCAACGAGGACGACTTAGGAAGAGGAGAGACCGCTGAGAGCAAGAAGACCGGTAACGTGGGGAAGCGACTGGCGTGCTGCGTGCTGGGCCACTCGGACGGCACGCACTGGAAGGACCTGGAGAAGCTCAGGAGGAGGAAACGGGGGGCGGTGCGCGTGGAAGGCCCCTCCGCCCAAAGAGTTGTCCGGTCCCCGCGCAAGAACTGA
- the LOC118415820 gene encoding uncharacterized protein LOC118415820 isoform X2, translating into MAPVGFLVFLSTCWTLLHRGEGQQYYSQYTNYGGGGGKVIEITESYEIFDSSAPSPSYPSASYPSASYPSASYPSSSYPTSYGYDKTSYNYQQQPSPSVAACGDQHNLCSEWAKNNQCVENSGYMLEMCPQSCRAPCPQRPAPSYPSYPYPYPSSYPYPYPSSYPSYPSGYPSYPSSAGYYVSAAEFYQLQVNVSAIWEILNITNPDLVLNITAEMKKRLESSTQTTTTTTTSTTTTTSGSGFGTGAAGSAACCSGVKCVPRDKLSCSLNEQVLPYGECCYQCLGETGYRYGHCDMLPNTAIPLDQQTPIAGYVDVRQKLTGGKVEVFLRLKGFGRNLRSYGVTVHELGDQSKGCTSTRDHFNPFNLGHGGPKDEDRHLGDWGNVEADSTGEVNAIIKDEVASLVGPYSIIGRTIVIHANEDDLGRGETAESKKTGNVGKRLACCVLGHSDGTHWKDLEKLRRRKRGAVRVEGPSAQRVVRSPRKN; encoded by the exons TTGATTCCTCGGCCCCATCACCAAGTTATCCGTCCGCCAGTTATCCGTCCGCCAGTTATCCATCCGCCAGTTATCCATCATCCAGTTATCCCACCTCCTATGGCTATGACAAAACGTCCTACAACTACCAACAGCAACCATCACCATCTGTTGCAGCTTGCGGAGACCAACACAACCTGTGCAGTGAGTGGGCCAAGAACAACCAGTGCGTGGAGAATTCGGGCTACATGCTGGAAATGTGCCCACAGAGTTGCCGAGCGCCCTGCCCTCAGCGCCCGGCCCCATCCTACCCGTCGTACCCCTATCCCTACCCCTCCTCATACCCATATCCCTACCCCTCCTCATACCCATCTTATCCTTCTGGGTATCCTTCGTACCCATCCTCTG CTGGGTACTACGTCTCGGCAGCGGAGTTTTACCAGCTGCAGGTGAACGTGAGCGCCATCTGGGAGATCCTGAACATCACCAACCCCGACCTCGTCCTCAACATCACCGCCGAGATGAAGAAGAGGCTGGAGAGTAGCACACAgacgacaacaacaacgacgacgtcgacgacaacaacaacaagtggaTCTGGA TTTGGCACTGGTGCGGCAGGGTCTGCAGCCTGCTGCTCGGGAGTGAAGTGTGTTCCGCGGGACAAGCTGTCCTGTTCTCTCAACGAACAAGTCCTGCCGTACGGGGAATGTTGCTACCAATGTCTAG GAGAGACCGGGTACAGGTATGGACACTGTGACATGCTGCCCAACACGGCCATACCGTTGGACCAGCAGACGCCTATCGCTGGTTATGTTGACGTTAGGCAAAAG CTAACGGGAGGTAAGGTGGAAGTGTTCTTACGGCTAAAGGGCTTTGGCAGGAATCTGCGCTCTTATGGCGTGACGGTCCACGAGCTAGGCGACCAGAGTAAGGGCTGCACGTCCACCCGGGACCACTTTAACCCATTCAACCTCGGTCATGGTGGACCCAAGGACGAGGATAG GCATCTCGGTGACTGGGGTAACGTGGAGGCGGACTCCACTGGGGAAGTCAACGCCATCATCAAGGACGAGGTGGCATCCCTGGTCGGACCCTACTCCATCATTGGCCGCACTATTGTG ATCCATGCCAACGAGGACGACTTAGGAAGAGGAGAGACCGCTGAGAGCAAGAAGACCGGTAACGTGGGGAAGCGACTGGCGTGCTGCGTGCTGGGCCACTCGGACGGCACGCACTGGAAGGACCTGGAGAAGCTCAGGAGGAGGAAACGGGGGGCGGTGCGCGTGGAAGGCCCCTCCGCCCAAAGAGTTGTCCGGTCCCCGCGCAAGAACTGA
- the LOC118415820 gene encoding uncharacterized protein LOC118415820 isoform X1, translated as MAPVGFLVFLSTCWTLLHRGEGQQYYSQYTNYGGGGGKVIEITESYEIFDSSAPSPSYPSASYPSASYPSASYPSSSYPTSYGYDKTSYNYQQQPSPSVAACGDQHNLCSEWAKNNQCVENSGYMLEMCPQSCRAPCPQRPAPSYPSYPYPYPSSYPYPYPSSYPSYPSGYPSYPSSAGYYVSAAEFYQLQVNVSAIWEILNITNPDLVLNITAEMKKRLESSTQTTTTTTTSTTTTTSGSGFGTGAAGSAACCSGVKCVPRDKLSCSLNEQVLPYGECCYQCLGETGYRYGHCDMLPNTAIPLDQQTPIAGYVDVRQKLSGGKIEVRMQVLGFDSKTRSYGITVLQYGDLSRGCLSAGDHYNPFNNTHGGAKDQIRHLGDWGNVEADSTGEVNAIIKDEVASLVGPYSIIGRTIVIHANEDDLGRGETAESKKTGNVGKRLACCVLGHSDGTHWKDLEKLRRRKRGAVRVEGPSAQRVVRSPRKN; from the exons TTGATTCCTCGGCCCCATCACCAAGTTATCCGTCCGCCAGTTATCCGTCCGCCAGTTATCCATCCGCCAGTTATCCATCATCCAGTTATCCCACCTCCTATGGCTATGACAAAACGTCCTACAACTACCAACAGCAACCATCACCATCTGTTGCAGCTTGCGGAGACCAACACAACCTGTGCAGTGAGTGGGCCAAGAACAACCAGTGCGTGGAGAATTCGGGCTACATGCTGGAAATGTGCCCACAGAGTTGCCGAGCGCCCTGCCCTCAGCGCCCGGCCCCATCCTACCCGTCGTACCCCTATCCCTACCCCTCCTCATACCCATATCCCTACCCCTCCTCATACCCATCTTATCCTTCTGGGTATCCTTCGTACCCATCCTCTG CTGGGTACTACGTCTCGGCAGCGGAGTTTTACCAGCTGCAGGTGAACGTGAGCGCCATCTGGGAGATCCTGAACATCACCAACCCCGACCTCGTCCTCAACATCACCGCCGAGATGAAGAAGAGGCTGGAGAGTAGCACACAgacgacaacaacaacgacgacgtcgacgacaacaacaacaagtggaTCTGGA TTTGGCACTGGTGCGGCAGGGTCTGCAGCCTGCTGCTCGGGAGTGAAGTGTGTTCCGCGGGACAAGCTGTCCTGTTCTCTCAACGAACAAGTCCTGCCGTACGGGGAATGTTGCTACCAATGTCTAG GAGAGACCGGGTACAGGTATGGACACTGTGACATGCTGCCCAACACGGCCATACCGTTGGACCAGCAGACGCCTATCGCTGGTTATGTTGACGTTAGGCAAAAG CTTAGCGGCGGTAAGATTGAAGTACGCATGCAGGTGCTGGGCTTCGATTCCAAGACACGGTCATATGGCATCACGGTTCTGCAGTACGGTGACCTGAGCCGAGGGTGCTTGTCTGCCGGCGACCATTACAATCCCTTTAACAACACTCATGGCGGTGCCAAGGACCAGATTAG GCATCTCGGTGACTGGGGTAACGTGGAGGCGGACTCCACTGGGGAAGTCAACGCCATCATCAAGGACGAGGTGGCATCCCTGGTCGGACCCTACTCCATCATTGGCCGCACTATTGTG ATCCATGCCAACGAGGACGACTTAGGAAGAGGAGAGACCGCTGAGAGCAAGAAGACCGGTAACGTGGGGAAGCGACTGGCGTGCTGCGTGCTGGGCCACTCGGACGGCACGCACTGGAAGGACCTGGAGAAGCTCAGGAGGAGGAAACGGGGGGCGGTGCGCGTGGAAGGCCCCTCCGCCCAAAGAGTTGTCCGGTCCCCGCGCAAGAACTGA
- the LOC118415820 gene encoding uncharacterized protein LOC118415820 isoform X4 → MAPVGFLVFLSTCWTLLHRGEGQQYYIDSSAPSPSYPSASYPSASYPSASYPSSSYPTSYGYDKTSYNYQQQPSPSVAACGDQHNLCSEWAKNNQCVENSGYMLEMCPQSCRAPCPQRPAPSYPSYPYPYPSSYPYPYPSSYPSYPSGYPSYPSSAGYYVSAAEFYQLQVNVSAIWEILNITNPDLVLNITAEMKKRLESSTQTTTTTTTSTTTTTSGSGFGTGAAGSAACCSGVKCVPRDKLSCSLNEQVLPYGECCYQCLGETGYRYGHCDMLPNTAIPLDQQTPIAGYVDVRQKLSGGKIEVRMQVLGFDSKTRSYGITVLQYGDLSRGCLSAGDHYNPFNNTHGGAKDQIRHLGDWGNVEADSTGEVNAIIKDEVASLVGPYSIIGRTIVIHANEDDLGRGETAESKKTGNVGKRLACCVLGHSDGTHWKDLEKLRRRKRGAVRVEGPSAQRVVRSPRKN, encoded by the exons TTGATTCCTCGGCCCCATCACCAAGTTATCCGTCCGCCAGTTATCCGTCCGCCAGTTATCCATCCGCCAGTTATCCATCATCCAGTTATCCCACCTCCTATGGCTATGACAAAACGTCCTACAACTACCAACAGCAACCATCACCATCTGTTGCAGCTTGCGGAGACCAACACAACCTGTGCAGTGAGTGGGCCAAGAACAACCAGTGCGTGGAGAATTCGGGCTACATGCTGGAAATGTGCCCACAGAGTTGCCGAGCGCCCTGCCCTCAGCGCCCGGCCCCATCCTACCCGTCGTACCCCTATCCCTACCCCTCCTCATACCCATATCCCTACCCCTCCTCATACCCATCTTATCCTTCTGGGTATCCTTCGTACCCATCCTCTG CTGGGTACTACGTCTCGGCAGCGGAGTTTTACCAGCTGCAGGTGAACGTGAGCGCCATCTGGGAGATCCTGAACATCACCAACCCCGACCTCGTCCTCAACATCACCGCCGAGATGAAGAAGAGGCTGGAGAGTAGCACACAgacgacaacaacaacgacgacgtcgacgacaacaacaacaagtggaTCTGGA TTTGGCACTGGTGCGGCAGGGTCTGCAGCCTGCTGCTCGGGAGTGAAGTGTGTTCCGCGGGACAAGCTGTCCTGTTCTCTCAACGAACAAGTCCTGCCGTACGGGGAATGTTGCTACCAATGTCTAG GAGAGACCGGGTACAGGTATGGACACTGTGACATGCTGCCCAACACGGCCATACCGTTGGACCAGCAGACGCCTATCGCTGGTTATGTTGACGTTAGGCAAAAG CTTAGCGGCGGTAAGATTGAAGTACGCATGCAGGTGCTGGGCTTCGATTCCAAGACACGGTCATATGGCATCACGGTTCTGCAGTACGGTGACCTGAGCCGAGGGTGCTTGTCTGCCGGCGACCATTACAATCCCTTTAACAACACTCATGGCGGTGCCAAGGACCAGATTAG GCATCTCGGTGACTGGGGTAACGTGGAGGCGGACTCCACTGGGGAAGTCAACGCCATCATCAAGGACGAGGTGGCATCCCTGGTCGGACCCTACTCCATCATTGGCCGCACTATTGTG ATCCATGCCAACGAGGACGACTTAGGAAGAGGAGAGACCGCTGAGAGCAAGAAGACCGGTAACGTGGGGAAGCGACTGGCGTGCTGCGTGCTGGGCCACTCGGACGGCACGCACTGGAAGGACCTGGAGAAGCTCAGGAGGAGGAAACGGGGGGCGGTGCGCGTGGAAGGCCCCTCCGCCCAAAGAGTTGTCCGGTCCCCGCGCAAGAACTGA
- the LOC118415820 gene encoding uncharacterized protein LOC118415820 isoform X6 has translation MAPVGFLVFLSTCWTLLHRGEGQQYYSQYTNYGGGGACGDQHNLCSEWAKNNQCVENSGYMLEMCPQSCRAPCPQRPAPSYPSYPYPYPSSYPYPYPSSYPSYPSGYPSYPSSAGYYVSAAEFYQLQVNVSAIWEILNITNPDLVLNITAEMKKRLESSTQTTTTTTTSTTTTTSGSGFGTGAAGSAACCSGVKCVPRDKLSCSLNEQVLPYGECCYQCLGETGYRYGHCDMLPNTAIPLDQQTPIAGYVDVRQKLSGGKIEVRMQVLGFDSKTRSYGITVLQYGDLSRGCLSAGDHYNPFNNTHGGAKDQIRHLGDWGNVEADSTGEVNAIIKDEVASLVGPYSIIGRTIVIHANEDDLGRGETAESKKTGNVGKRLACCVLGHSDGTHWKDLEKLRRRKRGAVRVEGPSAQRVVRSPRKN, from the exons CTTGCGGAGACCAACACAACCTGTGCAGTGAGTGGGCCAAGAACAACCAGTGCGTGGAGAATTCGGGCTACATGCTGGAAATGTGCCCACAGAGTTGCCGAGCGCCCTGCCCTCAGCGCCCGGCCCCATCCTACCCGTCGTACCCCTATCCCTACCCCTCCTCATACCCATATCCCTACCCCTCCTCATACCCATCTTATCCTTCTGGGTATCCTTCGTACCCATCCTCTG CTGGGTACTACGTCTCGGCAGCGGAGTTTTACCAGCTGCAGGTGAACGTGAGCGCCATCTGGGAGATCCTGAACATCACCAACCCCGACCTCGTCCTCAACATCACCGCCGAGATGAAGAAGAGGCTGGAGAGTAGCACACAgacgacaacaacaacgacgacgtcgacgacaacaacaacaagtggaTCTGGA TTTGGCACTGGTGCGGCAGGGTCTGCAGCCTGCTGCTCGGGAGTGAAGTGTGTTCCGCGGGACAAGCTGTCCTGTTCTCTCAACGAACAAGTCCTGCCGTACGGGGAATGTTGCTACCAATGTCTAG GAGAGACCGGGTACAGGTATGGACACTGTGACATGCTGCCCAACACGGCCATACCGTTGGACCAGCAGACGCCTATCGCTGGTTATGTTGACGTTAGGCAAAAG CTTAGCGGCGGTAAGATTGAAGTACGCATGCAGGTGCTGGGCTTCGATTCCAAGACACGGTCATATGGCATCACGGTTCTGCAGTACGGTGACCTGAGCCGAGGGTGCTTGTCTGCCGGCGACCATTACAATCCCTTTAACAACACTCATGGCGGTGCCAAGGACCAGATTAG GCATCTCGGTGACTGGGGTAACGTGGAGGCGGACTCCACTGGGGAAGTCAACGCCATCATCAAGGACGAGGTGGCATCCCTGGTCGGACCCTACTCCATCATTGGCCGCACTATTGTG ATCCATGCCAACGAGGACGACTTAGGAAGAGGAGAGACCGCTGAGAGCAAGAAGACCGGTAACGTGGGGAAGCGACTGGCGTGCTGCGTGCTGGGCCACTCGGACGGCACGCACTGGAAGGACCTGGAGAAGCTCAGGAGGAGGAAACGGGGGGCGGTGCGCGTGGAAGGCCCCTCCGCCCAAAGAGTTGTCCGGTCCCCGCGCAAGAACTGA
- the LOC118415820 gene encoding uncharacterized protein LOC118415820 isoform X7, translated as MAPVGFLVFLSTCWTLLHRGEGQQYYTCGDQHNLCSEWAKNNQCVENSGYMLEMCPQSCRAPCPQRPAPSYPSYPYPYPSSYPYPYPSSYPSYPSGYPSYPSSAGYYVSAAEFYQLQVNVSAIWEILNITNPDLVLNITAEMKKRLESSTQTTTTTTTSTTTTTSGSGFGTGAAGSAACCSGVKCVPRDKLSCSLNEQVLPYGECCYQCLGETGYRYGHCDMLPNTAIPLDQQTPIAGYVDVRQKLSGGKIEVRMQVLGFDSKTRSYGITVLQYGDLSRGCLSAGDHYNPFNNTHGGAKDQIRHLGDWGNVEADSTGEVNAIIKDEVASLVGPYSIIGRTIVIHANEDDLGRGETAESKKTGNVGKRLACCVLGHSDGTHWKDLEKLRRRKRGAVRVEGPSAQRVVRSPRKN; from the exons CTTGCGGAGACCAACACAACCTGTGCAGTGAGTGGGCCAAGAACAACCAGTGCGTGGAGAATTCGGGCTACATGCTGGAAATGTGCCCACAGAGTTGCCGAGCGCCCTGCCCTCAGCGCCCGGCCCCATCCTACCCGTCGTACCCCTATCCCTACCCCTCCTCATACCCATATCCCTACCCCTCCTCATACCCATCTTATCCTTCTGGGTATCCTTCGTACCCATCCTCTG CTGGGTACTACGTCTCGGCAGCGGAGTTTTACCAGCTGCAGGTGAACGTGAGCGCCATCTGGGAGATCCTGAACATCACCAACCCCGACCTCGTCCTCAACATCACCGCCGAGATGAAGAAGAGGCTGGAGAGTAGCACACAgacgacaacaacaacgacgacgtcgacgacaacaacaacaagtggaTCTGGA TTTGGCACTGGTGCGGCAGGGTCTGCAGCCTGCTGCTCGGGAGTGAAGTGTGTTCCGCGGGACAAGCTGTCCTGTTCTCTCAACGAACAAGTCCTGCCGTACGGGGAATGTTGCTACCAATGTCTAG GAGAGACCGGGTACAGGTATGGACACTGTGACATGCTGCCCAACACGGCCATACCGTTGGACCAGCAGACGCCTATCGCTGGTTATGTTGACGTTAGGCAAAAG CTTAGCGGCGGTAAGATTGAAGTACGCATGCAGGTGCTGGGCTTCGATTCCAAGACACGGTCATATGGCATCACGGTTCTGCAGTACGGTGACCTGAGCCGAGGGTGCTTGTCTGCCGGCGACCATTACAATCCCTTTAACAACACTCATGGCGGTGCCAAGGACCAGATTAG GCATCTCGGTGACTGGGGTAACGTGGAGGCGGACTCCACTGGGGAAGTCAACGCCATCATCAAGGACGAGGTGGCATCCCTGGTCGGACCCTACTCCATCATTGGCCGCACTATTGTG ATCCATGCCAACGAGGACGACTTAGGAAGAGGAGAGACCGCTGAGAGCAAGAAGACCGGTAACGTGGGGAAGCGACTGGCGTGCTGCGTGCTGGGCCACTCGGACGGCACGCACTGGAAGGACCTGGAGAAGCTCAGGAGGAGGAAACGGGGGGCGGTGCGCGTGGAAGGCCCCTCCGCCCAAAGAGTTGTCCGGTCCCCGCGCAAGAACTGA